A single genomic interval of Parvularcula marina harbors:
- a CDS encoding glycosyltransferase family 2 protein: protein MTGDIPISVIIPAKNEEANLPRCLSRLKRFAEVVIVDSGSEDRTGEIAREFGAEIIQFDWNGRYPKKRNWYLLNHKPKCDWVLFLDADEIIDDVFCEEAARAVASGTHDGYWLNYTNFFLGKPLKYGDPQRKLALFRFGAGLYERIDEMGWSRLDMEVHEHPVIDGPIGEITTRIEHNDYRGIAKFIDRHRDYALWEAKRVEVLRARGLENAEHLTDRQRTKYKNIDKWWFPWSYFAFTYFAKRGFLDGGPGFAIAFYKLWYFFSIRLLIRENMRDQQNEAQASSGAITETAAGPQAN from the coding sequence ATGACCGGCGACATTCCGATTTCCGTCATCATTCCGGCAAAGAATGAAGAGGCCAATCTGCCGCGCTGCCTGTCGCGCCTCAAACGCTTCGCTGAAGTCGTGATTGTCGATTCTGGCAGTGAAGACCGGACGGGCGAGATCGCCCGGGAGTTTGGCGCCGAGATCATCCAGTTTGACTGGAATGGCCGTTATCCCAAGAAGCGCAACTGGTACCTTCTCAATCACAAACCGAAATGTGACTGGGTACTTTTTCTGGATGCGGATGAAATCATTGATGACGTCTTCTGCGAGGAAGCAGCGCGCGCCGTCGCATCTGGCACGCATGACGGCTACTGGCTGAACTACACCAATTTCTTCCTCGGCAAGCCGCTCAAATATGGCGATCCGCAACGCAAGCTCGCCCTCTTCCGCTTTGGCGCCGGCCTCTATGAGCGCATCGACGAAATGGGCTGGAGCCGGCTCGACATGGAAGTCCATGAACACCCGGTGATCGACGGGCCGATTGGCGAGATCACCACCCGGATCGAGCACAATGATTATCGCGGGATTGCCAAATTCATCGACCGGCACCGCGATTATGCGCTGTGGGAAGCCAAACGCGTTGAAGTCTTGCGTGCGCGCGGGCTTGAGAATGCAGAGCACCTCACCGACCGTCAGCGCACGAAATACAAGAATATCGACAAATGGTGGTTCCCGTGGAGCTACTTCGCCTTCACTTATTTTGCAAAGCGCGGTTTCCTTGATGGCGGGCCCGGTTTTGCCATCGCCTTCTACAAGCTGTGGTATTTTTTCTCGATCCGGCTTCTGATCCGGGAGAATATGCGCGATCAGCAGAATGAGGCGCAGGCATCTTCCGGCGCCATAACCGAGACGGCAGCAGGCCCGCAGGCCAACTGA
- a CDS encoding UDP-glucuronic acid decarboxylase family protein gives MRNVYGRKRVLVTGGAGFLGSHLIDRLLDRGDEVLCVDNLFTGDKSNLDHLAGHPRFEFMRHDVCFPLYVEVDEIYNLACPASPIHYQHDPVQTTKTSVHGAINMLGLAKRLRCKIFQASTSEVYGDPNIHPQPEEYWGNVNPIGPRSCYDEGKRCAETLFFDYHRQHGLQVKVARIFNTYGPRMHASDGRVVSNFIVQALKGEDITIFGDGSQTRSFCYVDDLIEGFMRLMETDDDVIGPINLGNPGEFTIRQLAELVIEMTDSKSGLVEHPLPQDDPMQRRPDITKAQSILNWEPSVPLKQGLERTIAYFRGKLAE, from the coding sequence ATGCGTAATGTTTATGGCCGGAAACGGGTGCTTGTGACGGGTGGCGCGGGCTTCCTCGGCTCTCACCTGATCGATCGCCTGCTCGACCGCGGCGATGAAGTCCTCTGCGTCGATAATCTCTTCACAGGCGACAAGAGCAATCTCGATCACCTCGCCGGCCATCCGCGCTTTGAATTCATGCGCCACGATGTCTGCTTTCCGCTCTATGTCGAGGTCGATGAGATCTACAATCTCGCCTGCCCCGCCTCGCCGATCCACTACCAGCACGATCCCGTGCAAACGACCAAGACGTCCGTTCATGGCGCGATCAACATGCTGGGCCTTGCCAAGCGGTTGAGATGCAAGATTTTCCAGGCGTCGACGTCGGAAGTTTACGGCGATCCTAATATTCATCCGCAGCCGGAAGAATATTGGGGAAATGTCAACCCGATCGGCCCCCGCTCCTGCTATGATGAGGGTAAGAGATGCGCAGAGACCCTGTTCTTCGACTACCACCGCCAACATGGGCTGCAGGTCAAAGTCGCAAGGATTTTCAATACTTACGGCCCTCGGATGCATGCCTCTGACGGCCGCGTCGTCTCCAATTTCATTGTTCAGGCGCTCAAAGGCGAAGACATCACCATTTTCGGAGATGGCTCGCAGACACGCTCCTTCTGTTACGTCGATGACCTCATCGAGGGGTTCATGCGGCTGATGGAGACTGACGACGACGTGATCGGGCCGATCAATCTGGGCAATCCCGGTGAATTCACGATTCGCCAGCTGGCCGAGCTGGTCATCGAGATGACAGATTCGAAATCCGGCCTCGTCGAGCATCCCTTGCCACAGGATGACCCCATGCAGCGCCGTCCGGACATCACAAAGGCGCAATCCATTCTTAACTGGGAGCCTTCAGTCCCGTTGAAACAAGGACTTGAACGGACGATAGCCTACTTCCGCGGCAAACTCGCCGAATAG
- a CDS encoding DUF1800 domain-containing protein produces MASVFPGVDEIPADAADRIRFLHMATFGASRESAIDIFGIKAKSWRHQWINRQFNTPNTTDHAENVADIEVYFKPGLQWPSSLAGGLYHPAGSKIHTVRSLWKSFIEAEDQLRKRVTASLLSIFSLNQQFDSIGSRKNSFFSAGFANMIEANAFGNYRDILLGVSKSPAMGGYLTFAGNQKAAYDSEGNPTQLPDENYAREVLQLFSIGLFELKTNGQPKTDAEGNPIETYSQEDILNLARVFTGWNYPDGRIDVIANEPLVLDESQHSPEEKRFLGGVIPENTPGAQTLEMAIDIIFNHPNVGPFVSKQLIQRLVMSNPSPDYIEAVAAKFNNNGSGVRGDMKAVIRRILTHPEAQDSTNLPGNQVFSGGKLREPMMRLTAIARAMGTKSTEAFFPIGKHPASLQGLGQAPMMPPSIFHFFRPGYAPAGSAISDLGEVAPEFQISSGAAIPSGINFINDAIYDLELLLDTELQPMIDLAPNAVDLVDYLCLLLTGDAISASDRAAIAEVVGNISINPNDEEQDLKRRMRGALRLIAAHPNFLVQY; encoded by the coding sequence ATGGCGTCGGTCTTCCCAGGCGTGGATGAAATTCCTGCGGATGCGGCTGACCGCATCCGCTTTTTGCATATGGCGACCTTCGGGGCGAGCCGTGAGAGTGCCATCGATATTTTTGGCATCAAGGCGAAGTCCTGGCGGCACCAGTGGATCAATCGCCAATTCAATACGCCGAACACGACTGATCACGCCGAAAATGTTGCGGACATTGAGGTCTATTTCAAACCGGGCCTGCAATGGCCCTCCTCGCTTGCTGGCGGGCTTTACCATCCCGCAGGCTCGAAAATACACACTGTACGGAGCCTCTGGAAAAGCTTCATTGAAGCCGAAGACCAGCTGCGCAAGCGTGTCACGGCATCGCTCCTCAGCATCTTTTCCCTGAACCAGCAGTTCGATTCGATCGGCTCACGGAAGAATTCCTTCTTCTCTGCTGGCTTTGCCAATATGATCGAGGCGAACGCCTTCGGGAATTATCGCGATATCCTCCTGGGCGTCTCCAAAAGCCCGGCCATGGGCGGCTATCTGACCTTCGCGGGTAACCAGAAGGCAGCTTATGATAGTGAGGGCAATCCAACCCAGCTTCCCGATGAGAACTATGCGCGCGAAGTGCTGCAGCTTTTCTCAATCGGACTTTTCGAGCTGAAAACGAACGGTCAGCCGAAGACTGACGCTGAGGGCAATCCCATCGAGACCTACTCGCAGGAAGATATCCTCAATCTGGCGCGGGTCTTTACCGGGTGGAACTACCCCGATGGACGTATCGACGTCATCGCCAATGAACCCCTGGTTCTTGACGAAAGCCAGCACTCCCCGGAAGAAAAACGCTTCCTCGGCGGGGTTATCCCGGAGAACACGCCGGGCGCGCAGACGCTCGAGATGGCGATCGACATCATCTTCAATCACCCGAATGTCGGTCCATTCGTCAGCAAACAGCTGATCCAGCGTTTGGTGATGAGTAACCCGTCTCCTGATTACATTGAGGCGGTCGCGGCGAAGTTCAATAATAATGGTTCTGGTGTCCGCGGGGATATGAAAGCTGTGATCCGCCGGATCCTGACCCACCCCGAAGCGCAAGATTCAACCAACCTCCCTGGCAATCAGGTTTTCTCTGGCGGCAAGCTGAGGGAGCCGATGATGCGCCTGACCGCGATTGCGCGCGCCATGGGGACGAAGTCGACCGAGGCATTCTTCCCCATCGGCAAGCATCCGGCGTCTCTACAGGGGCTTGGGCAAGCCCCGATGATGCCGCCGTCGATTTTCCACTTCTTCCGGCCGGGCTACGCCCCTGCAGGCTCTGCGATCAGTGACCTTGGGGAGGTTGCACCGGAATTCCAGATCTCATCCGGCGCGGCGATCCCCTCCGGCATCAATTTCATCAATGACGCGATCTATGATCTTGAACTGCTGCTCGACACAGAGTTGCAGCCGATGATCGATCTTGCGCCGAATGCGGTGGATCTTGTCGATTATCTCTGCCTGCTGCTGACAGGTGATGCGATCAGCGCAAGCGATCGTGCGGCGATTGCAGAGGTTGTCGGCAATATCAGCATCAATCCGAATGATGAGGAACAGGACCTCAAGCGCCGTATGCGCGGGGCCCTTAGGCTCATCGCTGCCCATCCGAACTTTCTGGTTCAGTATTAA
- a CDS encoding DUF1501 domain-containing protein, with the protein MTKNISPSRRRFLQMMGRTGSFGAAAPMLTSLVAGSAASAQSGHDDYRAIVCIFLFGGNDCHNTVIPLDEHHYNLYNSARAAVAVDRNDLFDKEIVVSGSWGGGRRFAFNPQLGGLHTLFNRGQLGLVMNVGSLIAPVTAQDVQNEHNLPPKLFSHNDQFTFWQSMAVEGAKSGWGGRLGELLGGSNTNAPLMTMVSTAGQSTFTQGRDLSASLVNSTGPVAVDTFNGSDGFASLTLENLLQVTPMRLGAELTRQTQLALASEELVTSTLNGVPAKLVQGASNNGNGNGAVSDLHEQLNMVARIIAGRHNTGVGRQIFFCSLGGFDAHGNLTTVHPGLLHDLGDAMLSFQNAVDAMGATQNVTTFTASDFGRALTTNGRGSDHGWGGHHFVMGGCVKSFSWAGAAPTFEPGGPDDAGQGRLIPNISVDQYAAAISRWMGASPSDLADVAPRIGNFDDITLDLFTPDAIIA; encoded by the coding sequence ATGACAAAGAACATATCCCCTTCCCGCCGTCGCTTCCTGCAGATGATGGGCCGTACCGGGAGCTTTGGCGCAGCGGCGCCGATGCTCACCTCGCTTGTTGCTGGCTCGGCCGCTTCGGCACAATCAGGCCACGATGATTATCGGGCAATCGTATGCATCTTCCTGTTTGGCGGGAATGACTGCCACAACACTGTCATTCCGCTCGATGAGCATCATTATAATCTCTACAATTCGGCCCGTGCGGCCGTCGCCGTAGACCGCAACGACCTCTTCGATAAAGAGATTGTCGTCTCTGGCAGTTGGGGTGGCGGGCGTCGCTTTGCCTTCAACCCCCAGCTTGGAGGCCTTCATACGCTCTTTAATCGCGGCCAGCTTGGCCTTGTGATGAATGTGGGGTCATTGATTGCGCCGGTGACGGCACAGGATGTCCAGAACGAGCACAACCTGCCGCCAAAGCTCTTCTCGCATAATGACCAGTTCACTTTCTGGCAGTCGATGGCGGTCGAGGGTGCCAAATCTGGTTGGGGCGGACGTCTCGGTGAACTGCTCGGAGGCTCGAACACCAATGCGCCGCTGATGACCATGGTTTCAACGGCCGGTCAGTCGACCTTTACGCAAGGCCGCGATCTTTCGGCATCGCTCGTCAACTCGACCGGCCCTGTCGCCGTCGACACGTTCAACGGCAGCGACGGCTTTGCTTCGCTGACGCTCGAAAACTTGCTGCAAGTGACACCAATGCGCCTTGGCGCGGAATTGACCCGCCAGACCCAGCTGGCCCTCGCCAGCGAGGAACTCGTGACATCCACGCTGAATGGTGTGCCGGCGAAACTTGTTCAGGGTGCTTCCAATAACGGCAATGGCAATGGCGCGGTTTCCGACCTGCATGAACAGCTCAACATGGTCGCGCGAATCATTGCGGGCCGTCACAATACTGGCGTCGGCCGGCAGATCTTCTTCTGCTCGCTGGGCGGTTTTGATGCCCACGGTAATCTGACCACAGTGCATCCGGGTCTTCTGCATGATCTTGGCGATGCGATGCTGAGTTTCCAGAATGCGGTGGATGCGATGGGCGCGACGCAGAACGTCACGACGTTTACCGCATCGGATTTCGGTCGGGCACTGACCACCAATGGCCGCGGCTCAGACCATGGCTGGGGCGGTCACCATTTCGTGATGGGCGGCTGCGTCAAATCCTTCAGCTGGGCGGGCGCTGCGCCGACATTTGAGCCGGGCGGCCCGGACGATGCAGGCCAGGGACGTCTTATTCCGAATATCAGTGTTGATCAGTATGCGGCAGCCATCTCTCGCTGGATGGGTGCATCGCCGAGTGATCTTGCTGATGTCGCCCCGCGGATCGGCAATTTCGACGACATTACCCTCGATCTATTCACGCCCGACGCCATCATCGCATAA
- a CDS encoding DUF1287 domain-containing protein, with protein sequence MILVSVGLILPTAAISANSELGDRIAEAALARTALSIRYDPSYVRIDYPGGDVPADRGVCADVIIRSLRKVDIDLQQLVHEDMRSDFSAYPDHWGLTRPDPNIDHRRVPNLERYFTRAGVKRPQSREAGDFEPGDIVAWNLRGAGGGWLPHIGIVSAEKAPSGRPLIVHNIGAGVMAEDVLFAWPVTGHYRIGPDGLGD encoded by the coding sequence ATGATACTGGTTTCTGTCGGCCTTATCCTGCCGACAGCAGCCATAAGTGCAAATTCCGAGCTTGGCGACAGGATTGCGGAGGCGGCACTGGCGCGCACCGCACTCAGTATCCGCTATGATCCTTCCTATGTCCGGATCGATTATCCGGGGGGAGATGTGCCGGCCGATCGGGGTGTCTGTGCAGATGTAATCATCCGCTCCCTGAGGAAAGTCGACATCGACCTCCAGCAGCTTGTCCATGAAGATATGAGGTCGGATTTCTCGGCCTATCCTGACCATTGGGGGCTCACCCGGCCGGACCCCAATATCGATCACCGCCGGGTGCCTAATCTTGAGCGCTATTTCACGAGGGCGGGGGTAAAGCGGCCTCAAAGCCGTGAAGCGGGTGACTTTGAGCCTGGTGATATCGTTGCCTGGAACCTGCGCGGGGCAGGCGGCGGCTGGTTGCCTCATATTGGAATTGTGTCGGCGGAAAAGGCGCCGTCGGGCCGGCCATTGATCGTCCATAATATCGGTGCGGGCGTCATGGCAGAGGACGTGCTCTTTGCCTGGCCGGTGACCGGGCATTACCGGATCGGGCCGGATGGCCTGGGGGACTAA
- a CDS encoding CBS domain-containing protein — protein sequence MRAKDVLQGKGHDVITISPDATLGEAISLLAEKNIGAVLVSAGGGAIDGILSERDVVRVLNGAPTGHRETKVSEVMTQKVITCGPDATIDELLGQMTERRVRHMPIVDGGRLVGLLSIGDVVKHRIKEAVGEAEALKSYISTG from the coding sequence ATGCGGGCAAAAGATGTTCTCCAGGGTAAAGGCCATGATGTGATCACCATTTCGCCCGATGCGACGCTGGGCGAGGCGATCTCTCTTCTTGCGGAAAAGAATATCGGGGCCGTCCTTGTCTCTGCTGGAGGCGGGGCGATCGACGGTATCCTGTCCGAACGAGATGTTGTGCGCGTACTCAATGGTGCGCCGACGGGCCATCGAGAGACCAAGGTCTCTGAAGTCATGACCCAGAAGGTGATTACCTGCGGGCCTGATGCGACAATTGACGAGCTTCTTGGTCAGATGACGGAGCGTCGCGTCCGCCACATGCCGATAGTTGATGGGGGACGTCTGGTGGGGCTGCTTTCGATCGGAGATGTCGTCAAACACCGGATCAAGGAAGCGGTTGGAGAGGCTGAGGCTCTCAAGAGCTATATTTCAACAGGCTGA
- a CDS encoding rhomboid family intramembrane serine protease encodes MNDQIRWHGQSTGRESQLGRPPAREPIISAPGVITALVLINSLIFLAQNFLPAGWIMPVLDQLAFFPALFTAGMKSGADPFGLALPIFGHIFLHADIIHIVFNMMWLIVFGTGVARRMGTDWGPPSERAFRTGLFLTFYLICGLGGVLAYYLVQPDSPYPVIGASGAISGMMGAAMRFVVPTRELQRDPTRLAPIFSRPIIVVTLAFVLMNLATAIGLGAGGYNIAWEAHLGGYFTGLLLFPLFDVAIRKARSGYLG; translated from the coding sequence ATGAACGATCAGATCCGCTGGCATGGCCAAAGTACGGGCCGCGAATCACAGCTTGGGCGCCCGCCAGCCCGCGAGCCGATCATTTCCGCTCCCGGGGTGATCACAGCGCTTGTCCTTATAAATTCGCTGATTTTCCTCGCGCAAAACTTCCTGCCGGCTGGGTGGATCATGCCTGTTCTCGATCAGCTGGCATTCTTTCCGGCCCTTTTCACCGCAGGGATGAAGTCAGGTGCAGATCCCTTCGGGCTCGCCCTGCCGATCTTTGGGCACATCTTTCTGCATGCCGACATCATCCACATTGTCTTCAACATGATGTGGCTGATTGTCTTCGGCACTGGTGTTGCGCGCCGGATGGGAACGGATTGGGGCCCGCCAAGTGAAAGGGCGTTCCGCACAGGGCTTTTCCTGACCTTTTATCTGATCTGCGGTCTGGGTGGGGTGTTGGCCTATTATCTCGTGCAGCCTGACTCGCCTTATCCAGTGATCGGCGCGTCGGGCGCGATCTCCGGCATGATGGGGGCGGCCATGCGATTCGTTGTGCCGACACGCGAGCTGCAACGTGATCCCACGAGACTCGCGCCCATTTTCTCTCGGCCGATCATTGTCGTGACGCTTGCATTTGTTCTGATGAACCTTGCCACCGCCATCGGGCTAGGGGCGGGCGGCTATAATATTGCCTGGGAAGCCCATCTGGGCGGATATTTCACCGGGCTCCTTCTCTTCCCGCTTTTTGACGTGGCGATTCGGAAGGCACGTTCTGGTTACCTTGGCTGA
- a CDS encoding PilZ domain-containing protein, which translates to MTENGKIGAIAQAPQPREQRRHIRREVPLDAQFVLPDGTEVQGEIENISAGGALIKAKANIKVGDRLVVRIRQIGHFPAVVARRADNDVAVEFKIRRERAARIADKLICLVNGTEKDAEDRVELRAAGQFISHLHFKDGRSMQCEVIDFSTSGAAVAVSPMPAVGTELRLGKTPARVVRADDGVVGLSFARIEENTNAEDTNGARPE; encoded by the coding sequence ATGACCGAAAACGGGAAAATTGGCGCGATTGCACAGGCGCCCCAACCCCGCGAGCAACGCCGACATATACGGCGTGAGGTACCGCTTGATGCCCAGTTCGTCCTGCCGGACGGCACTGAGGTTCAGGGCGAGATCGAGAATATCTCCGCTGGTGGTGCCCTCATCAAAGCCAAAGCCAATATCAAAGTCGGCGACAGGCTAGTGGTTCGCATTCGGCAGATTGGTCATTTCCCGGCTGTCGTGGCGCGCCGCGCTGATAATGATGTCGCTGTTGAGTTCAAGATTCGACGCGAACGCGCGGCCCGAATCGCCGACAAGCTGATCTGCCTCGTCAATGGCACGGAAAAAGATGCTGAGGATCGGGTCGAGCTGCGCGCAGCTGGGCAGTTCATCTCACACCTCCATTTTAAAGATGGCCGCTCAATGCAGTGCGAGGTCATCGATTTTTCGACATCGGGAGCCGCGGTGGCCGTCTCCCCGATGCCGGCTGTCGGGACGGAACTGCGTCTCGGCAAAACACCCGCTCGAGTCGTGCGCGCGGATGACGGGGTCGTTGGCCTCTCTTTTGCACGTATAGAAGAGAACACGAACGCAGAGGACACGAATGGCGCTCGCCCCGAGTAA
- a CDS encoding GYF domain-containing protein, with the protein MALAPSNWCIKVAEKIYGPYSDQQMEAFAQEGRLSPRSSVSPAGAQTWREAHQYEVLARLFDGQPKQARAFGKAGNDDQQGTPEGSPAMMLLVFDTVASTAGRIENQIRALGDAFRLTSNVWCVTTGQSAVGVKNAIVPHLSSREYVFVVDTHRGKTTWHNMTPSLHSHLTRAYVKSSAA; encoded by the coding sequence ATGGCGCTCGCCCCGAGTAACTGGTGCATCAAAGTCGCTGAGAAGATTTACGGGCCGTATTCTGATCAGCAAATGGAAGCCTTCGCACAGGAAGGCCGGCTGTCGCCGCGTTCCAGCGTGTCGCCGGCTGGGGCTCAGACATGGCGTGAAGCTCATCAATATGAGGTGCTCGCCAGACTGTTCGACGGACAGCCCAAACAGGCACGCGCCTTTGGCAAAGCTGGAAATGATGACCAGCAAGGCACTCCCGAAGGCTCACCAGCCATGATGCTCCTCGTCTTTGATACCGTGGCCAGCACAGCAGGCCGGATCGAGAATCAGATCCGCGCGCTTGGTGATGCCTTCCGTCTGACAAGCAATGTTTGGTGCGTAACGACCGGCCAGTCTGCTGTCGGCGTGAAGAATGCCATCGTGCCGCATCTGTCGAGCCGGGAATATGTCTTTGTCGTCGATACCCATCGCGGCAAGACGACATGGCACAACATGACGCCGTCACTGCATTCGCACCTGACCCGCGCTTACGTGAAATCCTCCGCCGCCTAA
- a CDS encoding response regulator has product MPSDSARTAPAVNDATPHILVVDDDDGIRTLLARYLRENGFLASTAENAAAADKVMEGLIFDALVVDVMMPGENGLDMTRRLRRRSNIPILVLTARGQPEDRIEGLEAGADDYLPKPFEPRELVLRLERLLQRREHTTRDEALSFGANVFHPRRGELKRNGETVKLTGAELSLLRTLSAKPGAPFDRATLAEETGSGFDRSIDVQVTRLRRKIEDDPRTPIYLQTVRGVGYMLVVD; this is encoded by the coding sequence ATGCCAAGTGATTCTGCGCGCACCGCTCCGGCGGTCAATGACGCCACTCCCCATATCCTGGTCGTCGACGATGATGACGGCATCCGCACCCTGCTCGCGCGCTATCTGCGCGAGAACGGCTTTCTCGCCTCAACGGCGGAGAATGCGGCCGCCGCCGACAAGGTAATGGAGGGGCTGATCTTTGATGCCCTCGTCGTCGACGTGATGATGCCCGGCGAGAACGGGCTCGACATGACGCGCCGCCTGCGTCGCCGGTCGAACATTCCCATCCTTGTGCTGACGGCAAGGGGCCAGCCTGAAGACCGCATCGAGGGGCTAGAGGCAGGGGCTGATGATTATCTCCCCAAACCGTTCGAGCCTCGCGAGCTTGTCTTGCGCCTCGAGCGGCTCCTGCAGCGCCGTGAGCACACGACGCGCGACGAGGCGTTGAGCTTTGGCGCAAATGTATTCCACCCCCGGCGCGGCGAGCTCAAACGAAACGGTGAGACGGTGAAACTCACTGGCGCCGAACTCTCCCTCCTCCGCACATTGTCAGCCAAACCCGGCGCGCCATTTGACCGGGCGACACTGGCAGAAGAGACCGGCAGCGGCTTTGACCGCTCAATCGACGTGCAGGTCACAAGGTTGCGCCGCAAGATCGAGGATGATCCGCGTACCCCCATCTACCTGCAGACCGTCCGCGGGGTCGGTTACATGCTGGTTGTCGACTAA
- a CDS encoding ATP-binding protein has product MLKRFAPKSLFGRTILIVVLPIFLMQSIVTWVFFNRHWEEVTATLAKSTASDVGFLTEQWLERDSQDEQVSLLTKAREDLEITMTYVPTASIPEEDQRSFFNALNRVLDRELDWSLDRPYWYNTTGFDNEVEIRVQLDDGYLRYRVDRSRVVARNGHFFVMWLIGATGLLGYIALIFLRNQVRSITRLAAAADAFGRGEDVSDFKPSGAREVRQAGHAFIAMRARIKRFLEQRTEMLAGVSHDLKTPLTRLKLHLALDPDMPGADKMKSDLGEMERLLEDYLTFARGEAEDLREKVDLEVLADELGQNAARLGRTLKADVEPGLSLIAQKSQLSRAISNLVTNGFKFADEVRFTAARKGETIEIAVDDDGPGIPEEEREAAVKAFSRLDIARNSNISGSGLGLAIVRDIARAHGGALRLESSDLGGLRAVIALPAPTKS; this is encoded by the coding sequence ATGCTCAAGCGCTTCGCCCCCAAAAGCCTTTTTGGCCGCACGATCCTGATCGTCGTCCTGCCGATCTTCCTGATGCAGTCGATCGTCACATGGGTCTTCTTTAACCGGCACTGGGAAGAAGTGACCGCGACGCTCGCCAAATCGACGGCCAGCGATGTCGGCTTCCTGACGGAGCAATGGCTGGAAAGGGACTCGCAGGACGAACAGGTCTCGCTCCTGACAAAGGCGCGTGAAGATCTTGAGATCACCATGACCTATGTGCCCACCGCGTCGATCCCGGAGGAAGACCAACGCTCCTTTTTCAATGCGCTCAACCGGGTGCTTGACCGTGAGCTCGACTGGTCGCTGGATCGTCCGTACTGGTATAATACGACCGGCTTCGACAATGAGGTCGAAATCCGCGTCCAGCTCGATGACGGCTATTTGCGCTATCGGGTCGACCGCTCGCGCGTCGTTGCACGTAACGGGCATTTCTTCGTCATGTGGCTGATCGGTGCGACCGGGCTTCTGGGCTATATCGCCCTTATCTTCCTGCGAAATCAGGTCCGCTCGATCACGAGGCTTGCAGCGGCGGCGGACGCCTTTGGGCGCGGTGAGGATGTCTCGGATTTCAAGCCATCGGGCGCACGAGAAGTCCGTCAGGCGGGCCATGCCTTCATTGCGATGCGGGCACGGATCAAGCGCTTCCTAGAGCAACGCACCGAAATGCTCGCCGGGGTCAGTCATGATCTCAAAACTCCCCTCACCCGGCTGAAACTCCATCTCGCCCTCGATCCCGACATGCCGGGTGCGGACAAGATGAAATCGGATTTGGGCGAAATGGAGCGTCTGCTCGAAGACTATCTGACCTTTGCCCGCGGTGAGGCAGAGGATCTTCGCGAGAAAGTCGATCTCGAAGTACTGGCCGATGAGCTGGGACAGAACGCAGCACGTCTGGGACGTACCCTGAAGGCAGATGTCGAGCCCGGTCTCAGCCTGATTGCACAGAAGAGCCAGCTGAGCCGCGCAATCTCGAACCTCGTCACCAATGGCTTTAAATTCGCTGATGAAGTGCGCTTCACGGCCGCCCGCAAGGGTGAGACAATTGAGATCGCTGTCGACGATGACGGCCCTGGCATTCCCGAGGAAGAACGCGAAGCGGCGGTCAAAGCCTTTAGCCGCCTCGACATTGCCCGCAATTCAAATATCTCGGGCTCCGGCCTTGGCCTTGCCATTGTGCGGGACATTGCCCGCGCCCATGGTGGCGCCTTGCGGCTGGAGTCATCCGACCTCGGCGGATTGCGGGCAGTGATCGCCCTGCCCGCCCCAACAAAGTCCTGA